The nucleotide window TGCGCATCGGCTTCCTCAGCGTCCATACCGCTTTCAAGGGGCTGCAGGTTCTGGCACAGGCGGCCGCCTTGGGCGTCGCGTCTCGCTCTGTGGACTACGTCATCGCCGGCACCTCGCCCGACGGCAGCGATGCTGCGGCACTGACGAAAGGTTTCCCGGCGGACAGGACCCGCTTCGTCGGCTGGGCCGATCCGGCGGCCTTCTTCCCGCAGGTCGACGTCCTGGTCTTCCCGTCCATCGGCCGCGAGGCGTTCGGCCGGGTCGCCATCGAGGCCTTCGCCCATGGCGTGCCGGTGCTCGGTTCCGATCTTGGCGGCATTGCCGAAACCGTCGTTCCGGACCATAACGGCTTCCTGTTCCCGGCCGGCGATGCGGCATCGCTTGCCGGGCTGATCGAGCGGATCGCCGGCGACGGCGCCCTCTTCGAACGTCTGTCGCAGGGGGCGCTCGCCTCGGCGGAGCCCTATTATCGGCCGCATGTGGCGGCCGCCTATACCCAGTTTCTGGAGACAGCAGTGGAACATGCGGCAGCGCGCGCCGGCGGTGTGCGGGAGCAGGTGGCCTCATGATAGAGCGGATCCGCGCGATCGCCGCCGGCAAGGGCTTTCGGAAGATCTTCTGGTCCCTCGTCAGCCGAGGCAGCAGCACGGTGCTGAGCTTCGCCCTGCTGTTCGTGGCGAGCCATGTGCTCGATACGGACGAGTACGGCCTCTACATCTTTCTCTTCTCGGTTGGTTCGTCGCTGGGGCTGATCGCGGTCTTCGGCCAGCAGGTGCTGCTGATGAAGCACTTTCGGCTGGCCAGCCATGCCCGCGGGGAAACCAACCAGTCGCTCCTCTACTACAATGCGCTGTGGCTCGGCATCGGCTGCGGCGGTCAGCTGCTGGCCGCTTTCGTCATCTGGCTGTTTTCCGACCGGCTTCCCTACCCTTACGACCACCTGCCCATCGCCTTGCTGTTCGGCGCGATCTTCACGCTCAGCGAGTACATGCAGAGCTACTTCATCGTCCATGCGCGCATCGTGCTGGCCCTGGTGCCGCGCGAAAATCTCTGGCGCCTGCTGTCGTGCCTGGCTCTGGCCGGCCTTGCCTGGGCCGGCCTGCTGCACACGGGCTCGGCCGCCATCGAGATCGTCACCGGCCTGCTCGCGCTGATGGTCGGCTACCAGTTCGTCCGTTTCGTCGCCCATGAGGGGCTCGGCTTCCTGCGCGCGTCCGGCGCGCGGGCCGAGGTTCCCTCGCGCGAGTGGCGGCGCGAGACGCTGACCTTCTCGGCCAACGGCTTCTTCTCCTCGGCCGCGCTCTATTTCGAGACGATCCTGATCGGCATTGCCATCGGTCTCGATGTGGCGGCCTTCTATTTCGTCGCCACCCGCATCGCCTCCCTGCTGATCCTGCCCGTGCTGGCGATCGACACGGTCGGCGTGCCGCTGATTTCCGCCCGCTTCCAGGAGCGGGACCATGCCGGCGCGCAGAAGCTGGTCTCGATGCTCTCGGCCGGCAGCTTCGTCCTGGCCGCCATCGGCGGCGTCGTGCTGTTCGTGGTCGGCCCCTTCGTGCTGCATCTCTTCAATCCGGCCTTTGTCGAGCATTTCCCGGTGCTGGTGCTGCTGTCCATCGGCGCGATCGCCCATGCCTTCTTCGGCCCCGGCACCTGGCTGATGATGATCGGCGGCGGCGAGGCCTATCTGCTCAAGGCGCGCAGCGTTGTCTTCGTCGTCTATCTCGGCATGCTCTTCGTGCTGGCCAGCCAGTTCGGGCCGGAGGGCGTTGCCATGGCCGGCGTGCTCGAGCTGGTGACCCTGCATCTGATCTCGCGGCGCTGGGTCCT belongs to Stappia indica and includes:
- a CDS encoding lipopolysaccharide biosynthesis protein codes for the protein MIERIRAIAAGKGFRKIFWSLVSRGSSTVLSFALLFVASHVLDTDEYGLYIFLFSVGSSLGLIAVFGQQVLLMKHFRLASHARGETNQSLLYYNALWLGIGCGGQLLAAFVIWLFSDRLPYPYDHLPIALLFGAIFTLSEYMQSYFIVHARIVLALVPRENLWRLLSCLALAGLAWAGLLHTGSAAIEIVTGLLALMVGYQFVRFVAHEGLGFLRASGARAEVPSREWRRETLTFSANGFFSSAALYFETILIGIAIGLDVAAFYFVATRIASLLILPVLAIDTVGVPLISARFQERDHAGAQKLVSMLSAGSFVLAAIGGVVLFVVGPFVLHLFNPAFVEHFPVLVLLSIGAIAHAFFGPGTWLMMIGGGEAYLLKARSVVFVVYLGMLFVLASQFGPEGVAMAGVLELVTLHLISRRWVLRHWQVDNAATSFLMLRWRERRAAAGKVRDGALEAGDNGRP